In Piliocolobus tephrosceles isolate RC106 chromosome 4, ASM277652v3, whole genome shotgun sequence, the following are encoded in one genomic region:
- the IL13 gene encoding interleukin-13 translates to MALLLTMVIALTYLGGFASPSPVPPSTALKELIEELVNITQNQKAPLCNGSMVWSINLTAGVYCAALESLINVSGCSAIEKTQRMLNGFCPHKVSAGQFSILRVRDTKIEVAQFVKDLLLHLRKLFLQGQFN, encoded by the exons ATGGCGCTCTTGTTGACCATGGTCATTGCTCTCACTTACCTCGGCGGCTTTGCCTCCCCAAGCCCTGTGCCTCCCTCTacagccctcaaggagctcattGAGGAGCTGGTCAACATCACCCAGAACCAGAAG GCCCCGCTCTGCAATGGCAGCATGGTGTGGAGCATCAACCTGACAGCTGGCGTG TACTGTGCAGCCCTGGAATCCCTGATCAACGTGTCAGGCTGCAGTGCCATCGAGAAGACCCAGAGGATGCTGAACGGATTCTGCCCGCACAAGGTCTCAGCTGGG CAGTTTTCCATCTTGCGTGTCCGAGACACCAAAATCGAGGTGGCCCAGTTTGTAAAGGACCTGCTCTTACATTTAAGGAAACTGTTTCTCCAGGGACAGTTCAACTGA